Proteins co-encoded in one Prescottella sp. R16 genomic window:
- a CDS encoding glycosyltransferase family 2 protein has product MTGLTVSRSNDAIADHFRSVDSAPKGYAVDRPASAANGFLVTLVGLGIIAMCARTYLVHSGFSDFPRDLVLFSRDRGNVVFPLRLFLAVFFVTYAAFAYSNRWRRLFLGLSLVGKFAAFCVVVDVIGRILHDTGIVSVSAFGLQMISGLAALAIFPHTVLRQAHLPAPVALPAQAGTPARQFAVWFGCLAASILATAVVVHFLSGVVDVLKDWAILGGIGAGVFLVQQLFAFSTAFFGHRALVRSRRAGRGYAPPVAVLVPAHNEAHDIGATIASVDAAATSYSGKIRIYVVDNASADDTAAVARNAIDACTAITGKVLECPTPGKAIALNLGIDHITEEFVVRIDADTVIGPGCLETAMSHFVDPTVGSVGGIPLPAEEKTWIDKVRLVEVYVRHGFFQVSLDGYQGVLGVPGMFTVYRRSKLVEVGGMVQGMNGEDTDICMRLTAAGYRSVSDPTAIYHSETPAVYAHLREQRTRWFRSIYHLSARNRAILFDRRSMTGTFVLPFQLVNAARRAMLGPLLLFALVAEVFFGATFTTMRWQPVVATLLGMSLFVTITVCLIWRPSSLKYVPAYLCFRVLRSYFTLLSALTLVYPPMRPRRHLHRRGRGD; this is encoded by the coding sequence ATGACCGGGCTGACCGTCTCCCGCTCGAACGATGCGATCGCCGACCATTTCCGGTCCGTCGACAGCGCACCGAAAGGCTATGCCGTCGACCGCCCGGCCAGTGCCGCCAACGGCTTCCTGGTCACCCTCGTGGGTCTCGGGATCATCGCGATGTGCGCGCGCACCTACCTCGTGCACTCTGGTTTCTCGGACTTTCCCCGTGACCTCGTGCTGTTCTCCCGGGACCGGGGCAACGTGGTCTTCCCGCTACGGCTGTTCCTCGCGGTCTTCTTCGTGACGTACGCCGCGTTCGCCTACTCCAACCGGTGGCGGCGGCTCTTTCTCGGTCTGTCGCTGGTCGGGAAGTTCGCGGCATTCTGTGTCGTCGTCGACGTGATCGGCCGGATCCTCCACGACACCGGCATCGTCTCGGTGTCGGCGTTCGGTCTGCAGATGATCTCCGGGCTCGCCGCCCTCGCGATCTTCCCGCACACCGTCCTGCGGCAGGCGCATCTGCCCGCCCCGGTCGCGTTGCCGGCCCAGGCCGGGACACCGGCCCGGCAGTTCGCCGTCTGGTTCGGATGCCTAGCCGCATCGATCCTGGCCACCGCCGTCGTCGTGCACTTCCTGTCCGGTGTCGTCGACGTCCTCAAGGACTGGGCGATCCTCGGCGGCATCGGCGCCGGAGTGTTCCTGGTCCAACAGTTGTTCGCGTTCTCCACCGCGTTCTTCGGCCACCGTGCGCTGGTCCGGTCCCGCCGGGCCGGCCGCGGATACGCGCCCCCGGTCGCGGTCCTGGTCCCCGCGCACAACGAGGCCCACGACATCGGCGCCACCATCGCGTCGGTCGACGCCGCGGCCACCAGCTACTCCGGGAAGATCCGCATCTACGTCGTCGACAACGCCTCCGCCGACGACACCGCCGCCGTGGCCCGGAACGCCATCGACGCGTGCACCGCCATCACCGGGAAGGTCCTCGAATGCCCGACCCCCGGCAAGGCGATCGCCCTGAACCTGGGCATCGACCACATCACCGAAGAGTTCGTCGTACGCATCGACGCCGACACCGTCATCGGCCCCGGCTGCCTGGAAACCGCGATGTCACACTTCGTCGACCCGACGGTGGGCTCCGTGGGCGGCATTCCGTTGCCCGCCGAGGAGAAGACGTGGATCGACAAGGTCCGCCTGGTGGAAGTCTATGTGCGACACGGCTTCTTCCAGGTGTCACTCGACGGATATCAGGGGGTGCTGGGGGTTCCCGGCATGTTCACCGTCTACCGCCGGAGCAAACTCGTCGAGGTCGGCGGCATGGTCCAGGGCATGAACGGCGAGGACACCGACATCTGCATGCGGCTGACCGCGGCCGGCTACCGCTCCGTTTCGGATCCGACGGCGATCTACCACAGCGAGACCCCGGCCGTCTACGCGCATCTGAGGGAACAACGCACCCGATGGTTCCGCAGCATCTACCATCTCAGCGCACGCAACCGGGCCATCCTGTTCGACCGCCGCTCCATGACGGGCACCTTCGTCCTGCCCTTCCAGCTGGTCAACGCGGCACGCCGCGCGATGCTCGGCCCGCTCCTGCTCTTCGCCCTCGTCGCGGAAGTGTTCTTCGGTGCCACGTTCACCACGATGCGGTGGCAGCCGGTGGTCGCGACCCTGCTCGGCATGTCACTGTTCGTGACGATCACCGTCTGCCTGATCTGGCGGCCGAGTTCACTGAAATACGTTCCGGCCTACCTGTGCTTCCGGGTACTGCGCAGCTACTTCACGCTGCTGTCCGCGCTCACCCTCGTCTACCCACCGATGCGTCCGCGCCGGCACCTGCACCGGCGCGGACGCGGCGATTAG